In the Telopea speciosissima isolate NSW1024214 ecotype Mountain lineage chromosome 2, Tspe_v1, whole genome shotgun sequence genome, one interval contains:
- the LOC122651322 gene encoding E3 ubiquitin-protein ligase UPL4 isoform X2 — MENRGRKRAELADQLRADKRACSSSEFRPGSSSSCIQAQMISTNSVSETPECEMETSSSASASGRSEGEADRDSGYGSCDSDGLDDSEHRHKSFREYHPRRSSGDHAKFKRILSSLEDEAEPGSQLAALTELCDVLSFCTEDSLSCFSSDAFAPVLVKLARHDNNPDIMLLSIRAVTYLCDVLPRSSGFLVRHEAVPALCSRLMAIEYLDVAEQCLQALEKISHDHPLACSQAGAIMAVLNYIDFFSTSIQRVALSIVANICKKLPSDCSAPYMEAVPILCNLIQYEDPKLVENVAMCLIRIVERVSHSPEMLNDLCKHGVIHQATNLIALNSRTTLSQPIYSGLIGMLARLASGSVVAVRTLFELNICTTLKHILSSYDIAHGLPYPVTGDAHSNQVRELLKLINELLPSSARSNGDIQLVSDKEKILIDRPELLRQFGIDILPVLIQVVNSGANLYVCYGCLSIINKFVYFSRSDMLLDLVKNTNISSFLAGVFSRKDHHVLISALRIAETVLSKLPDVFLSSFVKEGVVYAIDALLTPERSSQLMVPTSCSILIGSDQRLAAKDALKCLCFAFDADCSSSSEMQDCKIEDDSVKILAMHIKATYFLTESQNSEIGLTETLQKLRTFCAYLTDNVSMSIGNDIYAQQEENLYHILHQIMAELSGREPMSTFEFIESGIVKSLVNYLSNGKYLEGKTDPHGLSTHFHFVLKRLEMFARFCLTSTGGVWEDTHLAVLIRKLQCAFSSIENFPVILSHVSKPRNSYATVPKGRCTIHPCLKVHFVKAEDESGLCNYPGDVLTVEPFSSLDAIEGFLWPKVSSSGGEHINLTSQSLTPSKIGLPLPRHADARSHQDNVQSDMGKTNDLSSDLPAMQEDMAKLSHSSLEGERAGDVIQAIPGDTGPSLNQACPGSTAQDVRYVPVEDSSLRVQDSAIATTSNFASSDEHIEGRKHFTSCSNGGSSPKLIFYLEGRQLDRSLTLYQAILQQQAKAENDVIVGPRFWSEVYKVTYRKAVEVKQSNPHLHGSIISSTLDRLGPFWQDVPFFSSMLISELPCDLEKSNPCYDILFLLKILEGLSRFAFHLMSGERTRAFAEGRINDLDDLKVAVPAIPRTEFVNCKLTEKLEQQMRDQLAVSIGGMPSWCSQLMAICPFLFGFEARVKYFRLTAFGFSQDQSHPWAQSTNNNPNAPNERRLNGLTVPRKKFQVCRSHILDSAAQMMDQYARHKTIIEVEYNEEVGTGLGPTMEFYTLVSQEFQKVGLGMWREDYNSSPPGKSLYAESSGFVMAPFGLFPRPWSDSSGTSDGIQFAEVIKKFVLLGQVVAKALQEGRVLDLPLSKAFCKLIMEQDLNVFDIQSFDPELGRTLLEFQALVDRKKLLESVSVNSTTIISESCFRNTRIEDLFLEFTLPGYPDYILASGPDHKMVNMNNLEEFISLTVDATVNSGIYKQVEAFKSGFNQVFPVKSLQVFTEEELERLLCGEQDAWASNELLDHIKFDHGYTASSPPVMNLLEIIQEFECNQRRAFLQFVTGAPRLPPGGLAALNPKLTIVRKHCGEWADGDLPSVMTCANYLKLPPYSSKERMRERLLYAITEGQGSFHLS; from the exons ATGGAAAACCGGGGCCGTAAACGAGCCGAGCTTGCTGATCAATTGCGAGCAGATAAGCGGGCTTGTAGCTCATCAGAGTTCAGGCCTGGTTCTTCGAGTTCATGTATTCAAGCCCAAATGATTTCCACGAATTCTGTCTCTGAAACCCCGGAATGCGAAATGGAGACTTCCTCCTCTGCTTCCGCATCAGGGCGATCAGAAGGCGAAGCGGATAGGGATTCAGGGTATGGGTCTTGTGATTCTGATGGATTGGATGACTCTGAACATAGACACAAGAGCTTCCGCGAGTATCATCCTCGAAGATCTTCTGGTGACCATGCTAAATTCAAAAGGATTCTGTCAAGCTTAGAGGACGAAGCTGAACCTGGTAGCCAGCTCGCGGCCCTCACGGAGCTGTGCGATGTCTTATCATTCTGTACAGAGGACTCGCTCTCCTGTTTCTCCTCTGACGCCTTCGCTCCTGTTCTGGTCAAGTTGGCTAGGCACGATAACAATCCGGATAtaatgctcctttctatccggGCAGTTACTTACCTCTGTGATGTGTTGCCCCGATCATCTGGGTTTCTTGTCAGACATGAAGCGGTTCCTGCTCTTTGTTCTCGACTAATGGCAATTGAGTATTTGGATGTAGCAGAACAG TGTTTACAAGCACTGGAAAAGATCTCCCATGATCATCCACTTGCCTGCTCTCAAGCTGGGGCAATTATGGCTGTGTTAAACTATATTGACTTCTTCTCTACAAGTATTCAG AGAGTTGCACTTTCCATTGTTGCAAATATATGCAAGAAACTTCCATCTGATTGTTCTGCACCTTATATGGAGGCGGTTCCTATTCTATGCAATCTTATCCAATATGAGGACCCAAAG CTTGTTGAAAATGTTGCCATGTGCTTGATACGAATAGTGGAGCGGGTGAGTCATTCGCCCGAGATGCTGAACGATCTCTGTAAGCATGGAGTGATACATCAAGCTACAAATCTTATTGCTTTAAACAGCAGAACCACTCTCAGCCAACCAATTTACTCC GGTTTGATTGGGATGCTTGCTAGACTTGCCTCTGGTTCAGTTGTAGCTGTCAGGACTCTATTTGAGCTTAATATATGCACCACACTCAAGCATATTTTGTCTAGTTATGATATTGCACATGGCTTGCCCTATCCTGTTACGGGTGATGCACATTCCAATCAG GTACGTGAACTCCTCAAGTTGATAAAtgagcttcttccttcttcagcTAGAAGCAATGGAGATATTCAGCTAGTTTCAGATAAGGAAAAGATTCTAATAGACCGGCCTGAACTTCTGAGACAGTTTGGGATCGACATCCTTCCTGTCTTGATCCAG GTGGTTAATTCTGGTGCAAATTTATATGTTTGCTATGGCTGCCTTTCTATTATCAACAAGTTTGTTTATTTCAGCAGATCTGACATGCTTCTTGACTTGGTTAAGAATACCAACATTTCAAG TTTTTTGGCTGGTGTGTTTTCAAGAAAGGATCATCATGTGTTGATCTCTGCTCTAAGGATTGCTGAGACTGTGCTGTCTAAGCTTCCTGATGTTTTCTTGAGTTCTTTTGTAAAAGAGGGTGTTGTTTATGCCATTGATGCACTTCTGACACCTGAAAGAAGTTCGCAGCTCATGGTACCAACATCTTGCAGCATCCTGATTGGATCAGACCAAAGATTAGCTGCAAAGGATGCACTTAAATGTTTATGTTTTGCTTTTGATGCTGACTGCTCTTCATCTTCCGAAATGCAAGATTGCAAGATCGAAGATGATTCTGTTAAAATTCTAGCAATGCACATAAAGGCCACCTACTTTCTTACAGAATCCCAGAACTCTGAGATAGGACTGACTGAAACTCTGCAGAAACTTCGAACTTTTTGTGCCTATTTAACTGATAATGTGAGCATGTCCATTGGTAATGATATCTATGCTCAACAAGAAGAGAACTTATATCATATATTGCATCAAATAATGGCAGAGCTTAGTGGAAGGGAACCAATGTCCACTTTTGAGTTCATAGAAAGTGGAATAGTGAAATCCCTCGTAAATTACCTATCCAATGGCAAGTATCTAGAGGGGAAGACAGATCCCCATGGCTTATCCACTCATTTTCATTTTGTGCTAAAGAGGTTGGAGATGTTTGCTAGGTTTTGTCTTACCTCGACTGGTGGAGTTTGGGAGGACACACATTTGGCAGTTCTAATACGGAAACTGCAGTGCGCATTTTCTTCCATAGAAAATTTTCCTGTTATTCTAAGCCATGTCTCCAAGCCAAGAAACAGCTATGCTACTGTTCCAAAAGGGCGTTGCACTATCCATCCTTGTTTAAAAGTTCATTTTGTGAAGGCTGAGGATGAGTCAGGCCTATGCAATTACCCTGGAGATGTTCTAACGGTCgaacctttttcttctttagatGCCATTGAGGGTTTTCTGTGGCCTAAAGTTAGCTCTAGTGGAGGTGAACATATCAATTTGACAAGTCAGTCCTTGACCCCTTCAAAAATTGGTCTGCCTCTTCCTCGACATGCTGATGCAAGATCTCATCAAGACAATGTTCAAAGTGACATGGGGAAGACTAATGACTTGTCATCTGATTTGCCCGCGATGCAG GAAGACATGGCTAAATTGTCCCATTCTTCACTAGAAGGTGAAAGAGCAGGTGACGTAATACAAGCTATTCCAGGTGATACAGGTCCATCCCTGAACCAAGCATGTCCT GGTTCTACAGCCCAAGATGTACGATATGTTCCAGTCGAGGATTCCAGCTTGAGAGTGCAAGATTCAGCAATTG CAACTACCTCCAATTTTGCATCTAGTGACGAACATATTGAAGGTAGAAAACATTTCACATCCTGTAGCAATGGTGGTTCTTCCCCCAAATTGATATTTTACCTAGAAGGAAGACAGCTGGACCGGTCATTGACCCTCTATCAAGCAATTCTCCAACAACAAGCAAAGGCCGAGAATGATGTAATTGTGGGGCCAAGATTCTGGAGTGAAGTTTACAAAGTAACATATAGGAAAGCTGTGGAAGTGAAACAATCAAATCCTCATCTTCATGGTTCTATAATTTCTTCCACTTTGGATAGACTCGGGCCATTTTGGCAGGATGTTCCGTTTTTCTCCAGCATGTTGATTTCTGAACTTCCTTGTGACTTGGAGAAATCAAATCCATGTTACGATATATTATTTCTGCTCAAAATTTTGGAAGGCCTGAGCAGGTTTGCATTTCATCTAATGTCTGGTGAAAGAACACGTGCCTTTGCTGAGGGGAGAATCAATGACCTGGATGACTTGAAGGTTGCAGTACCTGCAATACCACGGACTGAGTTCGTAAACTGTAAGTTAACTGAAAAACTGGAACAGCAAATGCGGGACCAACTAGCTGTGTCTATTGGTGGAATGCCTTCATGGTGTAGCCAGTTAATGGCCATATGCCCATTTCTATTTGGTTTTGAGGCAAGGGTTAAATACTTCCGGTTGACGGCATTTGGTTTCTCACAAGATCAATCTCATCCATGGGCACAATCAACTAATAATAATCCAAATGCCCCAAATGAGAGGCGATTGAATGGTCTTACTGTGCCTCGTAAAAAGTTTCAAGTTTGCCGAAGCCACATTTTGGACTCTGCTGCACAGATGATGGACCAGTATGCCCGGCATAAAACTATCATCGAAGTCGAGTACAATGAAGAAGTTGGTACAGGGCTGGGCCCAACGATGGAGTTTTATACCCTGGTTAGTCAGGAGTTCCAAAAGGTTGGTTTGGGTATGTGGAGAGAGGACTACAATTCTTCCCCTCCAGGGAAAAGCTTATATGCGGAAAGTTCTGGATTTGTGATGGCTCCTTTTGGGCTTTTTCCTCGTCCATGGTCAGATTCGTCAGGTACCTCAGATGGGATACAGTTTGCTGAAGTGATCAAAAAGTTTGTCCTTCTTGGACAGGTTGTAGCAAAGGCTCTTCAGGAAGGGAGGGTTCTAGATCTTCCCTTATCTAAAGCCTTCTGTAAATTAATTATGGAACAG GATCTCAATGTATTTGACATCCAGTCATTTGATCCTGAGCTTGGAAGAACCTTGCTAGAGTTTCAGGCTCTTGTTGATAGGAAGAAATTATTGGAATCTGTTTCTGTGAATTCCACAACAATTATATCTGAGTCATGTTTCCGAAATACCCGAATAGAGGACCTCTTCCTTGAGTTTACTCTTCCTGGCTATCCTGATTATATTCTAGCCTCGGGACCTGATCATAAAATG GTAAATATGAATAACTTGGAAGAATTTATTTCACTAACGGTGGATGCAACTGTAAATAGTGGAATTTACAAACAAGTTGAAGCTTTTAAATCAGGATTTAACCAG GTGTTCCCTGTTAAGAGTCTTCAGGTTTTCACTGAAGAGGAGCTTGAACGTTTGCTATGTGGTGAACAGGATGCTTGGGCT TCCAACGAGCTCTTGGATCACATCAAGTTCGATCATGGCTACACAGCTAGCAGTCCTCCCGTCATGAAT TTACTGGAAATTATTCAAGAATTTGAATGTAATCAGCGGCGAGCATTCCTTCAATTTGTTACTGGGGCACCTCGCCTCCCCCCAGGTGGCTTAGCAGCTTTAAACCCAAAACTGACAATTGTTCGCAAG CATTGTGGAGAGTGGGCTGATGGTGACTTACCAAGTGTAATGACATGTGCTAACTACCTGAAACTTCCTCCTTACTCTTCGAAG GAAAGGATGAGGGAGAGGCTATTATATGCTATAACAGAAGGACAGGGGTCCTTCCATCTCTCTTGA
- the LOC122651322 gene encoding E3 ubiquitin-protein ligase UPL4 isoform X1 has protein sequence MENRGRKRAELADQLRADKRACSSSEFRPGSSSSCIQAQMISTNSVSETPECEMETSSSASASGRSEGEADRDSGYGSCDSDGLDDSEHRHKSFREYHPRRSSGDHAKFKRILSSLEDEAEPGSQLAALTELCDVLSFCTEDSLSCFSSDAFAPVLVKLARHDNNPDIMLLSIRAVTYLCDVLPRSSGFLVRHEAVPALCSRLMAIEYLDVAEQCLQALEKISHDHPLACSQAGAIMAVLNYIDFFSTSIQRVALSIVANICKKLPSDCSAPYMEAVPILCNLIQYEDPKLVENVAMCLIRIVERVSHSPEMLNDLCKHGVIHQATNLIALNSRTTLSQPIYSGLIGMLARLASGSVVAVRTLFELNICTTLKHILSSYDIAHGLPYPVTGDAHSNQVRELLKLINELLPSSARSNGDIQLVSDKEKILIDRPELLRQFGIDILPVLIQVVNSGANLYVCYGCLSIINKFVYFSRSDMLLDLVKNTNISSFLAGVFSRKDHHVLISALRIAETVLSKLPDVFLSSFVKEGVVYAIDALLTPERSSQLMVPTSCSILIGSDQRLAAKDALKCLCFAFDADCSSSSEMQDCKIEDDSVKILAMHIKATYFLTESQNSEIGLTETLQKLRTFCAYLTDNVSMSIGNDIYAQQEENLYHILHQIMAELSGREPMSTFEFIESGIVKSLVNYLSNGKYLEGKTDPHGLSTHFHFVLKRLEMFARFCLTSTGGVWEDTHLAVLIRKLQCAFSSIENFPVILSHVSKPRNSYATVPKGRCTIHPCLKVHFVKAEDESGLCNYPGDVLTVEPFSSLDAIEGFLWPKVSSSGGEHINLTSQSLTPSKIGLPLPRHADARSHQDNVQSDMGKTNDLSSDLPAMQVVFMLSEDMAKLSHSSLEGERAGDVIQAIPGDTGPSLNQACPGSTAQDVRYVPVEDSSLRVQDSAIATTSNFASSDEHIEGRKHFTSCSNGGSSPKLIFYLEGRQLDRSLTLYQAILQQQAKAENDVIVGPRFWSEVYKVTYRKAVEVKQSNPHLHGSIISSTLDRLGPFWQDVPFFSSMLISELPCDLEKSNPCYDILFLLKILEGLSRFAFHLMSGERTRAFAEGRINDLDDLKVAVPAIPRTEFVNCKLTEKLEQQMRDQLAVSIGGMPSWCSQLMAICPFLFGFEARVKYFRLTAFGFSQDQSHPWAQSTNNNPNAPNERRLNGLTVPRKKFQVCRSHILDSAAQMMDQYARHKTIIEVEYNEEVGTGLGPTMEFYTLVSQEFQKVGLGMWREDYNSSPPGKSLYAESSGFVMAPFGLFPRPWSDSSGTSDGIQFAEVIKKFVLLGQVVAKALQEGRVLDLPLSKAFCKLIMEQDLNVFDIQSFDPELGRTLLEFQALVDRKKLLESVSVNSTTIISESCFRNTRIEDLFLEFTLPGYPDYILASGPDHKMVNMNNLEEFISLTVDATVNSGIYKQVEAFKSGFNQVFPVKSLQVFTEEELERLLCGEQDAWASNELLDHIKFDHGYTASSPPVMNLLEIIQEFECNQRRAFLQFVTGAPRLPPGGLAALNPKLTIVRKHCGEWADGDLPSVMTCANYLKLPPYSSKERMRERLLYAITEGQGSFHLS, from the exons ATGGAAAACCGGGGCCGTAAACGAGCCGAGCTTGCTGATCAATTGCGAGCAGATAAGCGGGCTTGTAGCTCATCAGAGTTCAGGCCTGGTTCTTCGAGTTCATGTATTCAAGCCCAAATGATTTCCACGAATTCTGTCTCTGAAACCCCGGAATGCGAAATGGAGACTTCCTCCTCTGCTTCCGCATCAGGGCGATCAGAAGGCGAAGCGGATAGGGATTCAGGGTATGGGTCTTGTGATTCTGATGGATTGGATGACTCTGAACATAGACACAAGAGCTTCCGCGAGTATCATCCTCGAAGATCTTCTGGTGACCATGCTAAATTCAAAAGGATTCTGTCAAGCTTAGAGGACGAAGCTGAACCTGGTAGCCAGCTCGCGGCCCTCACGGAGCTGTGCGATGTCTTATCATTCTGTACAGAGGACTCGCTCTCCTGTTTCTCCTCTGACGCCTTCGCTCCTGTTCTGGTCAAGTTGGCTAGGCACGATAACAATCCGGATAtaatgctcctttctatccggGCAGTTACTTACCTCTGTGATGTGTTGCCCCGATCATCTGGGTTTCTTGTCAGACATGAAGCGGTTCCTGCTCTTTGTTCTCGACTAATGGCAATTGAGTATTTGGATGTAGCAGAACAG TGTTTACAAGCACTGGAAAAGATCTCCCATGATCATCCACTTGCCTGCTCTCAAGCTGGGGCAATTATGGCTGTGTTAAACTATATTGACTTCTTCTCTACAAGTATTCAG AGAGTTGCACTTTCCATTGTTGCAAATATATGCAAGAAACTTCCATCTGATTGTTCTGCACCTTATATGGAGGCGGTTCCTATTCTATGCAATCTTATCCAATATGAGGACCCAAAG CTTGTTGAAAATGTTGCCATGTGCTTGATACGAATAGTGGAGCGGGTGAGTCATTCGCCCGAGATGCTGAACGATCTCTGTAAGCATGGAGTGATACATCAAGCTACAAATCTTATTGCTTTAAACAGCAGAACCACTCTCAGCCAACCAATTTACTCC GGTTTGATTGGGATGCTTGCTAGACTTGCCTCTGGTTCAGTTGTAGCTGTCAGGACTCTATTTGAGCTTAATATATGCACCACACTCAAGCATATTTTGTCTAGTTATGATATTGCACATGGCTTGCCCTATCCTGTTACGGGTGATGCACATTCCAATCAG GTACGTGAACTCCTCAAGTTGATAAAtgagcttcttccttcttcagcTAGAAGCAATGGAGATATTCAGCTAGTTTCAGATAAGGAAAAGATTCTAATAGACCGGCCTGAACTTCTGAGACAGTTTGGGATCGACATCCTTCCTGTCTTGATCCAG GTGGTTAATTCTGGTGCAAATTTATATGTTTGCTATGGCTGCCTTTCTATTATCAACAAGTTTGTTTATTTCAGCAGATCTGACATGCTTCTTGACTTGGTTAAGAATACCAACATTTCAAG TTTTTTGGCTGGTGTGTTTTCAAGAAAGGATCATCATGTGTTGATCTCTGCTCTAAGGATTGCTGAGACTGTGCTGTCTAAGCTTCCTGATGTTTTCTTGAGTTCTTTTGTAAAAGAGGGTGTTGTTTATGCCATTGATGCACTTCTGACACCTGAAAGAAGTTCGCAGCTCATGGTACCAACATCTTGCAGCATCCTGATTGGATCAGACCAAAGATTAGCTGCAAAGGATGCACTTAAATGTTTATGTTTTGCTTTTGATGCTGACTGCTCTTCATCTTCCGAAATGCAAGATTGCAAGATCGAAGATGATTCTGTTAAAATTCTAGCAATGCACATAAAGGCCACCTACTTTCTTACAGAATCCCAGAACTCTGAGATAGGACTGACTGAAACTCTGCAGAAACTTCGAACTTTTTGTGCCTATTTAACTGATAATGTGAGCATGTCCATTGGTAATGATATCTATGCTCAACAAGAAGAGAACTTATATCATATATTGCATCAAATAATGGCAGAGCTTAGTGGAAGGGAACCAATGTCCACTTTTGAGTTCATAGAAAGTGGAATAGTGAAATCCCTCGTAAATTACCTATCCAATGGCAAGTATCTAGAGGGGAAGACAGATCCCCATGGCTTATCCACTCATTTTCATTTTGTGCTAAAGAGGTTGGAGATGTTTGCTAGGTTTTGTCTTACCTCGACTGGTGGAGTTTGGGAGGACACACATTTGGCAGTTCTAATACGGAAACTGCAGTGCGCATTTTCTTCCATAGAAAATTTTCCTGTTATTCTAAGCCATGTCTCCAAGCCAAGAAACAGCTATGCTACTGTTCCAAAAGGGCGTTGCACTATCCATCCTTGTTTAAAAGTTCATTTTGTGAAGGCTGAGGATGAGTCAGGCCTATGCAATTACCCTGGAGATGTTCTAACGGTCgaacctttttcttctttagatGCCATTGAGGGTTTTCTGTGGCCTAAAGTTAGCTCTAGTGGAGGTGAACATATCAATTTGACAAGTCAGTCCTTGACCCCTTCAAAAATTGGTCTGCCTCTTCCTCGACATGCTGATGCAAGATCTCATCAAGACAATGTTCAAAGTGACATGGGGAAGACTAATGACTTGTCATCTGATTTGCCCGCGATGCAGGTTGTTTTCATGCTCTCG GAAGACATGGCTAAATTGTCCCATTCTTCACTAGAAGGTGAAAGAGCAGGTGACGTAATACAAGCTATTCCAGGTGATACAGGTCCATCCCTGAACCAAGCATGTCCT GGTTCTACAGCCCAAGATGTACGATATGTTCCAGTCGAGGATTCCAGCTTGAGAGTGCAAGATTCAGCAATTG CAACTACCTCCAATTTTGCATCTAGTGACGAACATATTGAAGGTAGAAAACATTTCACATCCTGTAGCAATGGTGGTTCTTCCCCCAAATTGATATTTTACCTAGAAGGAAGACAGCTGGACCGGTCATTGACCCTCTATCAAGCAATTCTCCAACAACAAGCAAAGGCCGAGAATGATGTAATTGTGGGGCCAAGATTCTGGAGTGAAGTTTACAAAGTAACATATAGGAAAGCTGTGGAAGTGAAACAATCAAATCCTCATCTTCATGGTTCTATAATTTCTTCCACTTTGGATAGACTCGGGCCATTTTGGCAGGATGTTCCGTTTTTCTCCAGCATGTTGATTTCTGAACTTCCTTGTGACTTGGAGAAATCAAATCCATGTTACGATATATTATTTCTGCTCAAAATTTTGGAAGGCCTGAGCAGGTTTGCATTTCATCTAATGTCTGGTGAAAGAACACGTGCCTTTGCTGAGGGGAGAATCAATGACCTGGATGACTTGAAGGTTGCAGTACCTGCAATACCACGGACTGAGTTCGTAAACTGTAAGTTAACTGAAAAACTGGAACAGCAAATGCGGGACCAACTAGCTGTGTCTATTGGTGGAATGCCTTCATGGTGTAGCCAGTTAATGGCCATATGCCCATTTCTATTTGGTTTTGAGGCAAGGGTTAAATACTTCCGGTTGACGGCATTTGGTTTCTCACAAGATCAATCTCATCCATGGGCACAATCAACTAATAATAATCCAAATGCCCCAAATGAGAGGCGATTGAATGGTCTTACTGTGCCTCGTAAAAAGTTTCAAGTTTGCCGAAGCCACATTTTGGACTCTGCTGCACAGATGATGGACCAGTATGCCCGGCATAAAACTATCATCGAAGTCGAGTACAATGAAGAAGTTGGTACAGGGCTGGGCCCAACGATGGAGTTTTATACCCTGGTTAGTCAGGAGTTCCAAAAGGTTGGTTTGGGTATGTGGAGAGAGGACTACAATTCTTCCCCTCCAGGGAAAAGCTTATATGCGGAAAGTTCTGGATTTGTGATGGCTCCTTTTGGGCTTTTTCCTCGTCCATGGTCAGATTCGTCAGGTACCTCAGATGGGATACAGTTTGCTGAAGTGATCAAAAAGTTTGTCCTTCTTGGACAGGTTGTAGCAAAGGCTCTTCAGGAAGGGAGGGTTCTAGATCTTCCCTTATCTAAAGCCTTCTGTAAATTAATTATGGAACAG GATCTCAATGTATTTGACATCCAGTCATTTGATCCTGAGCTTGGAAGAACCTTGCTAGAGTTTCAGGCTCTTGTTGATAGGAAGAAATTATTGGAATCTGTTTCTGTGAATTCCACAACAATTATATCTGAGTCATGTTTCCGAAATACCCGAATAGAGGACCTCTTCCTTGAGTTTACTCTTCCTGGCTATCCTGATTATATTCTAGCCTCGGGACCTGATCATAAAATG GTAAATATGAATAACTTGGAAGAATTTATTTCACTAACGGTGGATGCAACTGTAAATAGTGGAATTTACAAACAAGTTGAAGCTTTTAAATCAGGATTTAACCAG GTGTTCCCTGTTAAGAGTCTTCAGGTTTTCACTGAAGAGGAGCTTGAACGTTTGCTATGTGGTGAACAGGATGCTTGGGCT TCCAACGAGCTCTTGGATCACATCAAGTTCGATCATGGCTACACAGCTAGCAGTCCTCCCGTCATGAAT TTACTGGAAATTATTCAAGAATTTGAATGTAATCAGCGGCGAGCATTCCTTCAATTTGTTACTGGGGCACCTCGCCTCCCCCCAGGTGGCTTAGCAGCTTTAAACCCAAAACTGACAATTGTTCGCAAG CATTGTGGAGAGTGGGCTGATGGTGACTTACCAAGTGTAATGACATGTGCTAACTACCTGAAACTTCCTCCTTACTCTTCGAAG GAAAGGATGAGGGAGAGGCTATTATATGCTATAACAGAAGGACAGGGGTCCTTCCATCTCTCTTGA